A genomic segment from Pseudomonas sp. M30-35 encodes:
- a CDS encoding LexA family transcriptional regulator, producing the protein MYFQYHGLQLIAGGELPLYSFHVPAGFPSPAQDHIEREISLDELLGLRLPQTFLVRVAGDSMIGAGIFDGDLGVVDRATEAKPGHIVIAALNNEPLVKRLHKENGVYVLRSENPAYAPRHVLTGDEFSVWGVMHYSVRQHV; encoded by the coding sequence ATGTATTTTCAGTACCACGGCCTCCAGCTTATTGCGGGAGGTGAGTTGCCGCTTTATTCCTTTCATGTACCTGCTGGGTTTCCGTCACCGGCGCAGGATCATATTGAGCGCGAAATTTCTCTGGATGAGTTGCTCGGGCTACGTCTCCCGCAGACGTTTTTGGTGCGAGTTGCTGGCGACAGCATGATCGGCGCCGGAATTTTTGATGGTGATCTGGGCGTGGTTGACCGCGCAACCGAAGCCAAACCCGGACATATCGTAATTGCCGCATTGAATAACGAGCCGTTGGTAAAACGCCTGCACAAAGAAAATGGCGTGTATGTGCTCAGATCGGAAAACCCCGCCTATGCGCCGCGACACGTGCTGACTGGCGATGAGTTCAGCGTTTGGGGTGTTATGCACTACAGCGTGCGCCAGCATGTCTGA